The stretch of DNA attatgcccacgggctatatttcttcgagttcgaatcattcactcaaggactaagcctaagggctatgtttattccgagttcgagcaagcactcactcaaccattatgcccacgggctacattacttcgagttcaaatcattcactcgacgactaaagcctatgggctacgttcattccgagtttgagcaagcactcacttgatcattacgcccacgggctatattttttcgagtttgaatcattcactcgacgactaagcccacgggctacgtTTAttccgagttcaagcaagcactcactcgaccattatgcccacgggctacattaattcgcgttcgagcaagcactcactcgaccattatgcccacgggctacattaattcgagttcgaatcattcactcgatgactaaatcctatgggctactttcatttcgagttcaagcaagtacTCACTCACTCGAATATTATGCCTACGGGTTATATTTCTTCGAgatcgaatcattgactcaactagtaagcctaagggctatgtCACTTCGAGTCTGAAAAAAAACAATCAATCATAgagactacgaagtccaaatttgattaaattattaagatccttgtgaaaacatttgtaAGGCACGTATAAAGTCTTCACAAGTCGGCCAAGTTGTGTATATACAAAATTTTCTACATAATTGATTACAAACATAAAAAATTAAGAACTAAGCTCCCTGATCATCCTCAGGGGCGTTTGCTTCCCTATCAGGCTCTTCCCCGTCCTTGGATCTGCTCTTGCTAccgttatcatcatcatcatcgccatcagaagccaaggcttcagcttcagctttgagctctttagccttttttatttcttcagtaaggtcaaaacctcgagcgtgtatctcctcgagggtgtCCCTCTgagacctacatttagcaagttcggcattccaatgtgctcgagtgtcggcaaTATCCACCTCCTCTCGttcctccatctgagcagcctcggcatcagtCCGATACATgacaatggacttatccgccaagattttcgatgactcaacctccgccttggcctcagcaagccgaGCTTCAAGCTactcgatcctcttagcttgagccgaacccttttgcttgaTGTTTCGAAGCTGAATATCGGCCGATAATGAGTTGGTCAAAatggtctctttttctgcagccaatcggtcgatagtctccttccactgaTTACATTTAGCTTTGATTTGATCATCTTCTTCCTGAAgtgacccgatcttttcaaccttttgctgtagatgagacaacgaagggttaacttccacagtcgagtcaaacccatactttaacagaacgaagctcacctgcttatcgagttcggcctcttctttacgagccttagccaaatccgcttggaggtcctttatagcctcgtccttttggctgcaaagaagccacAAGGCGTccctctcccccgagaccttctgaagcttgacctcacactggctaaggtcgactcgaaacctactaatggcctgccctgtagggaaagaacacgagtcaagtttggaaaagaacaaagaaaccaagtatagtaaaatcattacccgagtaatgaaacgttaAGCCTCTTCTAGTAGAAGAGAAGCTTCCCCAATATCggaagcatcatcgactccagtaaagcaatcccgaaagggatcccctacaTTAGAGCCTCTGCCCGTATCGGGGGttttcaattctcgagcttcctttaatgcctcctcagaaaaggttggaaggGAAGGCGAATGACTCACTGTCATAGCCCCAAGCGAATCACTCGGGGCGCTCTGATCAAGACTCGGGATCCCGGGGCCAACCTCGATCGGTACAGCCGCCATCAGCTCAGGAGCTTTGGTGACCTCGATAGCCCtcgcagatcggatcaccaaagccgaggcaccaccttcttcttcttcttcttcttcttcttcttcttctctcagtcgttggaccgagtcaatcgaaagtGCAATTTCCTTCCTTCTCACCCTTatagttttgggcttggggtcctctgactgAGAGGCAGCTTTTAGCTTCTTATCTTCCCCGATTTCGgtaccggggacttggttccttcttcaccattcgaaggcctcaaagcggcatccttggttacacctgcatgaaaggaaattggTAATGAATGGAGCACAAAGAACACTTCGAAGGAAACGAGAAGTAAAaccttaccgtgattcttggcctcccatctaccttttgccaaatcacgccaagtgcGTTCGGCATAAgatgaagtcgaggctaacttctgaacccaatcctcgaggtcgggcaccgtttgtggcatccaaggggcagctgtatatcggagaaagacatCAGCAAAAATCGAGAAAGGATACGAAAAGCAACGTCTTATGAgaaccacttacggtcgaaatcccattcctcggggaacgacatcttctcttccggaataaggtcACAGGTCCTCACCTgaatataacggcccatccaaccccgatccttgtcttcgttgATGCTAGACATCAAAGCCTTTGATGCctgacgatgaagtctgattagtcctcgaaagatttgaggccgatacaatcgtatgaggtgatttagggaaaaatccagcccccccgactttgatggagaagaagtgaagtaggattactatacgccatagagagggatgaatttgaccgagggtgacatgatatcttttgcaaaaatcaatgatcaccgggtcgacaggacccaatgtgaagggataagtgtaaacacttaaaaacccctccacatgggtgatgacgctctcttcaggggatggaatttgcaacacaacctcggaaccctagttgcagtctttcctaacggcctcgagatgaccctccgttatagagcacatgTATATCGATACGTGCTCGCATCGACCCAGaacagatgaaggattctcaaccttaaaatcgatcttcagagtacacgggtCGGGAACGTAGTCATAGGTGGatggctccaccggcgccttgtcgccggaagaccgtgaagaagaagctttctccttctaagGTACCGTTTTCGAAattttggccattgatatgagaggaagaaaggcaaagtaaagtgaaaaattgacgacaccaaaactctggtgTAGATGGCTTTGCAAGCGACGAGATAAAGagaaaagataagaaaatttgggggagtgaatgcataaaagtggtaaatgttagatggaagggttatttataggctcgcatcatgacggttcaatatcagaggtggccgaccgccatctgacaagcattaaataccttgaaaggctaaatagatgggacaactat from Nicotiana tomentosiformis chromosome 11, ASM39032v3, whole genome shotgun sequence encodes:
- the LOC138901993 gene encoding uncharacterized protein; this translates as MYRTDAEAAQMEEREEVDIADTRAHWNAELAKCRSQRDTLEEIHARGFDLTEEIKKAKELKAEAEALASDGDDDDDNGSKSRSKDGEEPDREANAPEDDQGA